ATGCATCATGCTTcaaaaagttatttaattaacGCTAATCACTAAGTTGATGTGGCTGGTGTGTGATTTTGTCACTTGCTATGGAGCCAAGTAGCCAAGTAGCCATACAATATGATGGGACAATACAAGGGAACTTACCTTGtttataactatatatatatatatatatatatatatatatatatattggctttttccttgaacCATTCTCTAATTGGAAGTCCAGGTCTGATGAAATTTGGCTTCTTCTTTAAGTCtgttctctcttctttctttttttttgctttttttttgttcttccttttttctttttaaatagtTTTCCACTGGCCAAAATAGGGAAGTGATTTCTCAGAAAGCCTTGGGCGGTGAAGGGGGGTGAGGCCGCTGCAAGGCATGAAAGGGAGGTAGATCTGGTTATCGAGGTCTCTATTTCAACATTTGATGTTGTCTCCCTAATTTAATCAGGCTAAGTCCATGTTGTTTGAGCTCCTGCTTATGAAGCAATTAAGCTTCTACTCATGCATGATTTGGATTGTTTATTAATGTCTCCCTAATCAGGCCGCCGCAACTGCAAGGCATGTTGTTTGACATCTTCCCTCCCTTAGAAGCATATATTGTGATAATCACATGCACCAAAGACAGatatcagtttaatagattgagttAGAAAAACCTCTTCCCATCCAATTAGCAAAAAGACTTTAAATAATGTTGTAGATTCGACTAGACTACTCATGAATCTGTCAATCATGAACTTAGCTTGTTTAGTATATAAGGGATTGGAATTAGGAGACAAATGCCTTCCCGTAATGCCATTAGCTTAGATACTTAATTAAATTCTCAATGTATATCTACAGGTGCATGCACGTAAATAAACAAGACTAGTGCAGAGATTCCCCTTCGTTTTCAGTGTTTAGCACGACCTACTTCCAATTATCTTGGtcctaattaatataaaagtttCAAAAAGTTCCCCAACACAAAGCTCAATAAATCTGCAGGCTTCAATATTATATCCAAGAATGATTAACAGGAGAATAATCTCAGCAGGCACTCATGGCCatctagcttttttttttttttttttggtctcctTTGGCTGCCCGAATTTTGCTTtgtcaatttaaaagaaaataataaaagggATATGAGGACCAACAACATGAAGTAAACCTTGGACACTTCATAATGATGTATGACACTATGGAGAAATTTACAATTACAAAGGAGACAAGAAAAGAAGAGCAACTCCATCAACATGAGGGTCATAGATCAAAGCTTTAAGCCCCACTGGTCGGATGTCCACGAGCTCAATCCTGatgaaagtgaaagaaaaagaaataacactaatcaactataaataatgtgtttttgggttttttttttttgttacaataATCAATCCCtatgtttattaatgtgtttttgtttgaaaaaaatgttttgatgtaacataaaattggaaaaaagtttttttgtgttttgagtatGGATGGCAAGTTTTGACACGACTTACAGAcctatcacaaatttaatacgAAATTAGCACATTAGGGTTGAAAGGTTGACCcgttttaattaaatgagtcgatTTATGATTGATTTATAAAGTCTTATACTTATGCCTCAACACAACCTAAATTCGACATGAATctaacacgaaattagcgggttagaGTTAAGAAGTCTAATCTATTTCATTAAATGAATAGGTTaaggttaacctatatagtcttatattcattCTTCGACACAATCTGAACCCAATAGGTAAACATGAATGATTACCCCCAGTTTTGGATTGGTTATTAATGTTCTTTACTTGAGAACAAGAAAcagaaatattaacaaacatgatctttgAATAAGAAGGcaaagggaaaaattaaaagaagtgGAAAGGGATTAGCAGTTTCTCACTTGATAGTAATCAATCACAATAGTCTTCACACTAACTTCTCTAACAATTTTATTGGCCTAGTGTTCATGAAATTAAAGACACTCTTGATCGATCCAACTAAAAATAGAAACCAAAGACTTTTGGGGAACAGAATATGGGAGTATGTTCATTGGTTATagttttacaagaaaaaaaggtcTTGTTCCAGATGATTGAAGCCATCCCATGAGAGCATGGAATCCACACTTCCAGCCCATTGTTGTATAGAATCTTCTTGAAGAGAGGGGGATTCACCCATAGAAGGGTTGCTAGAGTTTTCCAAGGAAAATGAAGAACTGTAGGAAGTATTAATCGTGTTGGCTTCTTGGTTCATCCATGAGTACCCCAAGTCCAAGCTTCCCCACCAGCCATCATAATTGTTTAAAAGATCATTTGTTTCATCCATGGTAATTAATTCCACTTCATCCCCTTTCTCCTCTGTTCCTAGAGAATCTCTCCTGGCATGATTGTCCATGGAGGACTTAAACTCCACGCTTTCCTCTTGTCCTTTTGATGAATTTGACTCCACTGTTGTCTCATCATTATCACCATTACTTCCTTTTTTCTCAAAGGGCTTGTGAGTCACAGGGTCTAAGCCAAGGACCTTTAATCTCTTCTTGATTCTCGTATTCCAGTGGTTCTTGATTTCATTGTCGGTGCGACCAGGAAAATGTGCAGCAATCTTAGACCACCTGCAGAATTCTTTCATTTAAttaaggagaaagaaagaaagaaagaagcagcTTAATTAACAACTCAGTATCCTATGACAATGCAAAATTTTTACCTGTTGCCAAGACGTGAATGAAGCTGCATAATTTCATTCTCTTCTATTTCTGTAAAACCTCCTCTCTTAAGATCTGGTCTTAGATAATTAATCCATCTTAATCTGCAGCTTTTCCCACATCTTAGCAAACCTTCATCACCAAATATTGACATTGTGTTAACACAAATCAAAACTATGGAGTCatgaaaagatatatatatatatacgtacctGCGAGCTTAGGAACCATTCGCCAGCAATGGATACCATTGTTGAGGATGAAGTTCATGAGCTTGTGATCTTCCTCAATCGTCCATGGCCCTCTCTTCAATCCAATCTTATCACAACAAGGCTGCCTTCCCATTTCACAGGCTTTTACCGAGCAAATTAAACTGAGGAACCTCCTCGATCAGGCTATATAGCTAGCCTTTTGCGGGCGAGTCAGCAATAAAAGGGTTGCTTAAAAAGAAGCTTAGGGCCCAAGCAAAGATGGTGCCAGCCAGCCTGGTCATTCAGACATATAAAAAAGAGGAGGATGTTGTTCATGGGGGGAGATAAATGATTGAATGGAAAAGCAGTTTGAGTTGATAGATCAAAAGGCATGGAGGCTTGTGAATTATAAATGGCCACCACCCTGATGGAGACAATGGAAAGGGCCATGTTTTCGGAATGAAGAATCAGACATGGTCGTCCTCGTTGACATATTGCTTTTGTTTTCCATATATTTTTGCAACCAAAGTCTTAATCTTTGCAACCCATGAACCaatgcaataataataaattaataataatattagttTTGATAAGATTCCTTTACTCCGTAAAGGCTGGCCTCTGGTTTTATTTTTTCGGCTTCAAGGCTGGCCAGTTTTGTCGTTTGGAGGCAACTCTTCTcatcttttagttttaaaagaCAGATGCCTTCACCACAACATGCAAGTGCCATTAAATTCCGACCATGGATTCATTTGGAAGCCGGAAAGCTGATGAATCAAGTACATTGGCTAAACGACATTGTTAACTTGGGAGTTTGTGTTAATTTATTAGAATTAGAAAGTACACAAGTAATCAGCAAACATACACAGCTTCACTAATCTTAAAAATAAGTATCCAAAGATCCGATTCTTAATTTCTTGTGCTTTTGTACTTTTGATGAGGTCTTACAAaattgttagaacagttttcctCATACCGGAATATCAATAGCAAGCACCtgcaaaagaggagaaaaataagcaaaagagCTCGTCGGTATGGGCTGGCGGGAGATGATtatgatgcttaagtcaataaatatctaaaaaaatatCTTGAAATAAAAACATGACAGAATTTTGGGAAAGAGAATCATATGTTTCAACTATTGAGTGAACTCGGGTTAGCGGGCTGGTGTTTTGGTTATGTGGGCTTGTCAGCCCAAAAGCCCAACACAAATGTTTATATTAATAAGAATTTGGTAAACACCGACTCGATAGTATAACTCATGTTGGAACTGGACCATGTGCCAAAAAACTATTAGATCGGATCATTTATTTGGTTCGTCCCTAGATGTCATTAAGTTTTATTTTGCACTATAATGTTTATATAGTGGTGAGTGGTCTATATTGGGTGCCCCACCCCCTTCTTTTGTAttatactttcttttcttaatgcAATCTCACccactaggaaaaaaaaactgataTATTGAACATCC
This window of the Corylus avellana chromosome ca5, CavTom2PMs-1.0 genome carries:
- the LOC132182935 gene encoding myb-related protein 315-like, producing MGRQPCCDKIGLKRGPWTIEEDHKLMNFILNNGIHCWRMVPKLAGLLRCGKSCRLRWINYLRPDLKRGGFTEIEENEIMQLHSRLGNRWSKIAAHFPGRTDNEIKNHWNTRIKKRLKVLGLDPVTHKPFEKKGSNGDNDETTVESNSSKGQEESVEFKSSMDNHARRDSLGTEEKGDEVELITMDETNDLLNNYDGWWGSLDLGYSWMNQEANTINTSYSSSFSLENSSNPSMGESPSLQEDSIQQWAGSVDSMLSWDGFNHLEQDLFFL